DNA from Nitrospina gracilis Nb-211:
GGATGAGCGACCGCGCCGTCTGCGCGCCGTAATAGCGGTCCGCCGGCACATCGATCGCGCCCATGCTGTCGGTTTCTTTGCGGAATTCCATTGCTGTGACCTCCCCTGCGGTGATGTTGGAATGATTGAGTGATGGGATTAATTAACGTATTTTGGCGGACCGGTCAATTGCTGAAATAATTCTCGACTTCGGGCAATTGTTCGGCCAGATACAATTTGAGTTTTTTCAACAGACGCTGTTCCGCCTGCCGCACGGCTTCGCGGGTGATGCCGTAATGTTCGCCGATTTCCTTGAGCGACACCGGGTCCTCCGCCAGGATGCGCGTGGCGATCAGTTCGCGCTCGATGGGTTTCAGCTCGTCGAGCATCTGCTCGATCTTCTCCCGCACGAGGCGGTGGAACTGCTCGACCTCCAGATCCTCGTCGGGCCTTTTGCCGTCAGTGAGCGTTTTCATCGGCGTCAGCGTACTGTCCGGTTGCGATGGCGTTTCCATGGACACGTCGGCGGCGCCGAGGCTGGCCTCGACATCGATCACGTCCTGCTCGTCCACGCCGAAGTGCTCGGCCAGCAGTTTGGGTGAGGGATCGACACCCTCGGCGATGAGTTTTTCCTTGGTCTTTCTGAGGTTGTATAAAAGTTTCCGCCGGGCGTTGGTGGTGCCCACCTTCACCAGCCGCCAGTTGTCGAGGATGAACTTCAGGATGTAGGCCTTGATCCACCAGCTCGCGTAGGCGGGCAGGCGCACGCCGCGAAAGGGATCGAAGTTCTGCACCGCTTTCATGAGGCCGACGTTGCCCTCCTGCACGAGGTCCATGGTGTGTTGCCACTCACGGCGGAAGGTGAGGGCGATCTTCACCACCAGCATCAGGTTGTGCGTGATCAGCTTGTACGCGGCTTTCACGTCGCCGGTTTCCTGGTACTTGAGAGCCAGTTCGTGTTCCTCTTCCGGGCTGAGCTCGCTGTACTGGCGGATTTCCTGGATGTAGGCGGCCAAAGGATCGAGCGGTGCGAGCGCACTGGTGCCGCCCACCATTGGCAGATGGCGCTCCTCATCCTCCTCCTGCCCGCCGTCCTCGTCTTCGGCGTCGAGCACGTCCGGCTCCAGCGGCATGGACTCGGAGTCGTCCAGATCCTCGTTGTACTCGCTGTCGTCTTCGTGTTTCCAGTTATCACTCATTTTTTATCCATCAGCCTGAATAAATTTTTCAGGTTCCATTCACTCTTCAAGTTTCCTCGTCGCCCGCGGCTCCTCAGAAAACCCTTAAAGGAGGAACCCCCCTGGCGTCCCTTACTAAGGGGGAACTAA
Protein-coding regions in this window:
- a CDS encoding RNA polymerase factor sigma-32 produces the protein MSDNWKHEDDSEYNEDLDDSESMPLEPDVLDAEDEDGGQEEDEERHLPMVGGTSALAPLDPLAAYIQEIRQYSELSPEEEHELALKYQETGDVKAAYKLITHNLMLVVKIALTFRREWQHTMDLVQEGNVGLMKAVQNFDPFRGVRLPAYASWWIKAYILKFILDNWRLVKVGTTNARRKLLYNLRKTKEKLIAEGVDPSPKLLAEHFGVDEQDVIDVEASLGAADVSMETPSQPDSTLTPMKTLTDGKRPDEDLEVEQFHRLVREKIEQMLDELKPIERELIATRILAEDPVSLKEIGEHYGITREAVRQAEQRLLKKLKLYLAEQLPEVENYFSN